In Prionailurus bengalensis isolate Pbe53 chromosome D4, Fcat_Pben_1.1_paternal_pri, whole genome shotgun sequence, the DNA window TTCTCTGTACTTGTCTACTGCATCCACAGGCAAAGCTGGGGAATAGTTCTGTGAGCCCCAATGTGGGCCACCTGGTTCTGAAGTACTTGTGCCCTGCGGTCCAGGCTGTGCTGGAGGATGGGCTCAAGGCCTTTGTGCTAGATGTCATCATTGGGCAACGTAAGAACATGCCGTGGAGTGTGGTTGAGGCTTCCACACAGCTGGGTAAGTGCTGGGTGGCAAGATGGGGACTCCAGGCTGAGATTAAGGTTCCAGAGACTGGACATGTGACTGCTAACTCTGGCTTCCTCTCAGGCCCGTCTACCAAGGTCCTGCATGGCCTCTACAACAAAGTCAGCCAATTCCCAGAGCTCACCAGTCACACCATGCGTTTCAACGCCTTCATTCTTGGCCTGCTCAAGTGAGTGTGTGGGGCAACAAGAGCTGCAAACCACCAGCCCTCTCCCCTAGGCTCCGCCACTTCTGAGGAACCAACTCCCTCGACTGAGACAGTCAGGTGGATCCACAGGATCTGTGGCCAGGGCTCAGGctcaccttcctccttccctcaccaCTCCCATCTAGCTATAGCCTCTCTCAGTAGGTCACTGGTTTCCCACCACACCCACAACCCCCTGGCACTGATCACCAACATGGTCATTTGCTTTTAATCTGGTTTTTAATCCATAATCTGGCTTATTTGGAAATTAATCTGGTTCTTTGGATATTGTAAACTTTGATCCACTCCATTCCAGCACTACTTCCAAATCCTGCCTGCCCGTAAATCCATCTTGAGATCCACATCCtagtatctttctttctcaagtATGGGCCCAGGCCATCCCCTTGGGGATGTGTACCCTGTACTCTCACTCAGTAGCTGCCCTGACTTCTTGGGTCCTATGCAAGCCAACTCCTTTCTAGAGGGAAGAAATTGGCTTGTGAATCACATGTTCACCCCCTCCCAACGTCCCCGCTGACTTTCCAGAACTAGATTACATGAAATGAACCAGGTAGCCATAGAAGGGGGGTGTTCAGCCTATACCTCTGCTCTATGTCTGACCTGATGTCCATCTCCTTTGTACCTTATCATCTGGCTATACCCACACAAGATTCAACTCTCTTCACCTATTTCCCTACAGCATCCGGTCCCTGGAGTTCTGGTTTAACCACCTCTATAACCACGAAGGTAATGCCCAGAACACTGTTCTCTCTTGCAAACTCAATATAGGCCAGACCTCAGAGACtcaaagagggaggcacagcTCTTTACAGATTctagaggtggggagggaaccCCACAAACTTTCATCCTCAAAGCCGGGGCTTCTGCCCAAAACTTCCCCCAGCTTCTACTTGTGTTAGAGCCTTGGAGTCAGCAGGATACTCAGGCAGTGTGGAAGTCAGGGTGGCTAGGAACCCCAACACCTCCACTCTGAACTTGGGGCTGCCACTTAGGGTTTGGAGGTCGCGACCTGCACAACTTGAGGTGGCATCGTTTCCACTGGAGTGCATCTGAGGGCACAGTACGCAGCCTGTGTGGCCATATGCGGTGGCTCTGCCAGGGCTGCTTCTCAAAGGCCCACCCCAGGCCAGGCTGTGCTTCTCTGTGTGGCTCaggcctctctctttctcccctagATATCATCCAGACCCACTACCAGCCGTGGGGCTTCCTGAGTGCAGCACACACTGTGTGCCCTAGCCTCTTTgaggagctgctgctgctgctacagCCCCTGGCCCTGCTGCCCTTCAGCCTTGACTTGCTGTTCCAGCACCGGCTGCTGCAAAGtgggcagcagcagcggcagcacaAGGAGCTGCTGCGGGTGTCCCAGGACCTACTGCTCTCCGCCCACTCAACATTGCAGCTGGCCCGGGCTCGGGGCCAGGAGGGCCCTGGAGACACGGACAGGGCAGTCCATGGGGAGCGGGTGAAGGGTGTGGGTGCCTCAGAAGGTGGAgaggatgaagaggaagaggagacagaagaggtGGCAGAGGCAGCTGGGGGCCCAGGGCGTGGCAGGTGGGCCCGAGGCGGGCAGGCCGGCTGGTGGTACCAGCTCATGCAGAGTTCCCAGGTCTACATCGATGGCTCAGCTGAGTGCTCTAGGTTCCCCCGTGGTGGCAGCAGTAGCAgcagtgagaaaaagaaagggtcaGGAAGTGGGGGGCCACCCCCTCGAGAGGGAGTAGTCGAGGGGGCGgaggcctgccctgcccctgAGGAGACCCTTGGCCGGGATAGGGGCTGGCCCTTCTGGATGGGGAGCCCACCTGATTCTGTGCTGGCTGAGCTGAGGCGCAGCCGGGAGAGGGAAGGGTCCACTGCCCCCTCAGCAGAAAATGAGGAAGGAGCCTCAGAACCTTCACCTGGGGGCATCAAGTGGGGCCACCTCTTTGGCTCCCGAAAGGCTCAGCGTGAGACCCGGCCCGCAAACAGGTGAGCAGCATCCCATAGTGTAGACGGAGGGATTTGGGGACCCTCTCTAAGCCAGGGTACAGACAGAGCCAGAGCTCTAGCTGCTCTCTTCTAGGCTACCCTCTGACTGGCTGAGCCTGGACAAGTCCATGTTCCAGCTAGTGGCACAGACAGTGGGTGCCCGCCGGGAGCCAGAGCCCAGGGAGAGCCTGCAGGAGCCACCCTCTCCAGCTCTGCCCTCCAAGCCTCCATGGTAAGCCCTGGGAGACAGGATTGGGGGGCTGGGTTTGGGTTTGGATGGGGTTTCTCTGACCTCCATTTGTTGTTTCCCCAGCGAGGTGAAGGCACTGTGCCATCATCTGGCCACAGGCCCTGGACAGCTGAGCTTCCACAAGGGAGATATCCTCCGGGTGCTGGGGCCAGCTGGAGGAGACTGGCTGCGCTGCAGCCGCGGCCCCGACACCGGCCTGGTGCCACTGGCCTATGTGACCTTGACCCCAACTCCAAGTCCAACCCCTGGAAGCAGCCAAAACTGAGGCCTTGTGCATGTTGGTGGCCTCAGGGACCCTCATAACCCCCAACTCAGAGCCTGAGAGCCCTTCCCAAGCCCTCTGGCTTGGCCACAGAGAGCAGACTAAGAGCTGGGGGCCATACATCCCTGTGCTCAGTATTAATTACTCCCTGTTAACTGTCCCAGTGACCTCATCCAGACCTCCACCCcgaaaaggagggaagggatgCAGCACTGGGCTGCCAGGATTTCCCCGGCCATCTGGGCTGGCCCTTCCATAGGTACAGATAAGCATGTCCCTATGGAGGGAGGTGACCAGAGGCCCATTTGCAGGGTTCCCTAGGCCAGGTGGTGAGGAGGATGGGTGACAGTATTGGGGCCAGCTCCCTAAGCCCCCAAATGTAAATAGGCTGTGGCCAGTGCCTGGTGgtcagaagagggaggaggagcccagacttctgtttatgtatttatttatttatttattacaccTATTAATAAAAAAGGTGCTCGGCCTCCAAACCATTTTTTttgtgcctccccccaccctgcggCCCACCTCTCTTCCTTGCAAAAGGATGCCTGGgataggaagaaagggaagacagaACCTGAAGTCCAGGTACCTATACCAGGAGCTGCTTCTGGAGGGTGCTGAGGCCCAGTGCATCATGGGTGAGATGCCCATACGTGCGACCGAACTGGAACTTATACCCTATATGGACAAGACAGTCTGTCACTTGTAGCTGGTGGCATGGAAAAGCCATTTATTTCTCAGCCAGTGCCTAAGCCCTCCAAAATCTTGTCCCACCTTCCACTGTGGGCTACCTCCGTTTCCTTTTCTGCGCAGTGGTAAGCTGAACCACGTGATCCAAGCCCCCCCTCCATATCTATTAGTTCCAACCCCCCAAACCACCTCCACCCGTGCCACACACGTACAAATACTCTGGTCCCCGAAGCTTCCCTCTGGGGCTATCCTCACCTGGCACATAGCCCCCATAGTTAGGTAACAGGCCCAGGTTCTGAGGGTAGGTCCTAGAAAGTGGGGGGAGATGTTTGGGATCCTTCTGGGATCTGCCCCTTGAATACATCTGTCCAAATTCCTGCAGTGCCCGGTTGGTGAGCACAGGAAAGCTGGAGCCGAAGAGGAAGCGGGCCCGGGGCACATAACCAGTGAAGCCTAGGGGGATGGGGATACTGAGTCAGGACCTCCTGGGAGCCTCCCCATGCTTTTGATCATTACCCACTTCCTCTCACCTGGCACGAAGAACTTGCGAGGATCTTTGTCATCCATGGAATAGGGGGAAGCCTTGTGAGGGGAAGTTGATAGAGAAAAAATAAGGGCATCAAATTCAGCTCCTGTGCTCTACCAGAAGCTCCCTGGGAGCTGGAGCTGGCAGTCAGGCCCATACTCCCTGTACCGAGTCATGCTACTCATGGCCACCCCTAGGCCTGGTCACACTACCAACTCCCCCTGCACTCTCTCCAGCCTTGTTGGTCTCACTTGTTCTGCCTCTTGCCCCGGCTCcagctccttctctgcctccagctctgaCTCTGGCTTTGGTTCTTGGTCTTTCcccatgtctttttcttccttggctTCCTTCGGCAGTTCTTGACTCCTTTGTTCCCCAGACCACTGAGTGAAATCATTCAGAGCCTCAGCCCAGACCTGGCTACAGTTCTTAGCAAAGAGGAACTGTGCCTGGGGTACAAAacctgggtgggagggggcaaGGAGGATTTCGATTAGTGTTTGGGGCACATGTTCTGGGACAGGGACACCTATTCAGACCACACATACATACCTGTGTACCCTGGGATCATGCTGGAACTGAGCCTTTCATGTCCACGCCTGACAAGTGGTCTTCCTCTGGGAACCTCAGGAGATGGTGGAGGCCGGATGGGAGGCAGAAGTGTGCGATGGGCagggggccaggccaggccaggaacTCCTCGAAGTAGCTGACCAGTCATCTGCCCATAGGTCTGGCCCATGCTGAACCGAAGTAGTGGGCAGTGTCCAGTGTACCTGTAGCACAGGACCCCCCCACCGACTCACCTCCAGTCTCCCTCTGCTCCATCACCCCCAGAGATAGACACAGAGACCTCTGaagccctgatttttttttctggattcagCTGTGTGCCTATTTGGAGCAGGCATTTCTCAGTTCTCTAGGTTTTCAACCCTTCCCCTTTGCTGTTACGCTGTTACCATAGAGAAAACAACAGAGTTTTGTGGCAGGCCCAGCTACCActattgccttttccttttccatcaaACACCATAAATATCCCAGCCCTGGGCCTCCCAAATACCAGTATGTCTACTTGACCTCCAAGATCTAAGTGGCACAATTCCCATATCCCTATATGCCTATTTCCAGAAACAAGCAGAAGTCTTACCCTGGGATATAATGAGGGTTCTGGGGGTTCAGCCCTGGTATGAAGGTGCTGGCCATAGCCATGGGGATCCAGGCagttccttttgtttcccttggagCCCAAACTCTGGGCTCTGTGTACTGTGTCCAGGGCTGTGGGGTGGAGCCAGAGGCAGGAGGCAGtgccaggggaggagagaggaggaggcattAGTTTGATAACTGCCAGGGCAAAGGCCAGTGAAACAGGAGAGCAGGGACTCACTGGTTTGTCTACTCCAGAACAAATGCAGTCGGCCAAGTGGGGCAGGGAAAAGTCTGAGTAGGGCCTCCCCATTCCAGGAAGGCCTaaggtgggaagggaaagaacaaaAACTGTTAGGTCCACTCAGCTCTATCATAAAAGAAGACCCTTCCTTCTTAAGCCTCCTGCCTGAAGACATGTGGGTGCTACTCTTTGTGAGTCTTGGTTGGAGGTGATAGAGTTCCTGGGAAAAGAGGTCTCTGAGGGAAGCCCAGAGGGGAGGTcacagggagaaaaaggaacctagGGACCTCAAAGCAGTGACATTgtttattttcagtaatttaaTCTGATGAATTATTTATTGATTACCCACCATAATCTGGATCATCATTCAACAAATTATGCCATGCTTTCCTACACACATTCTGTAGTCAGAAGAGCTAAACTCCacatgactttgggcaagtcatttagtGTCTCTGAACCCCACCATCATTTACAAAATGCAGATACTAGGACTCACCCTGCTACTGTTGTGAGgctaaaattaatatatacaaatgtgttCTGTAATAGTAAAGACCATGAAGTCAGAAGAGGGGAAGGGTAGGAGAAAGAGCATGGGCATGAGGTCACGCAGTCATGCGCTCCTAACAGCTTGTGGTCTTGAGCCAACCTTACCTTTTGTGAGCAGGCAACTTAACTTCTAAACCTGAATTCCCTAAACTCTAACATGAAAGTTAAAATAACCCAACCTATCAGGATGCTGTTAAGGATAAAGTCAGTGTGGGAAAGAATTTACCCCAGGCACCTGGCACACAGCTactaaaacttaattttcttcccTGTTGTCTAATACTTTCTCAAAGCTTCTAACACATATGGGAGATCTGTGACTGGTTAGTAAATTCAGTGGATATTGGTTTTCCTAATGTGGGAGGTCACGGAAAGGAGATACGACAGTAATGTTGGGTTTTTAAGACTAGGGTTTTAAGAACAAATTAGAATttgttaagaaaacaattcagggggcacctggctggctcagtcagtagagcatgcaactcttagtctcagggttatgagttcaagccccacactggctgcagagaatatttaaaaaaaaaaaaaaaaaaaaaggaaggggtgcctgggtggctcagttggttaagtgtccatctgattcttaactttggctcgggtcatgatctcattgtttgtgggtttaagccctgtgtcaggctctgcactgacacagcaaggagcctgcttgagattctctctctctcccctctctgtcaaaataaatacaaactataaaaaagtaggggaggcacctgagtggctcaattctttaagcgtccagctcttgatttcaactcaggtcatgatctcacagttcatgggatcgaacagtgcagagcctgctcacattttctctcttccctcccctgctcactctctctctctcaaaataaataaacatttaattttttttttaattttaaaaaaaggaggggaaaacaaTTCGAATTCTAAGAGGAGTACAGACCAGAAAGAAGAGAtctcaggggtgcccgggtggctcatttggttaagtgtctgactttggctcaggtcatgatctcagagctcatgagtttgagccttatgtcaggctctgtgctgacagctcagagcctggaacctgcttcagatctgtgtctccctctctctctctgcccctcccccactgtgctctgtctctatctctctctcccaaaaataaataaacattaaaaagtttttatttaaaaaagtaaaaataaatttaaaaaattttttaaataaaggagatCTCAGAAGGGAGCATGACTGGAACTCAGCTCTGGGGCTGAGTCAGGGCCAGGTCAGTACACCTTTCCAGGAGGCAGagcctctgctcttccccctacCCAACTGACAGTGCCCAGGCTGACCAAACACATGTCACTGACCTAGGGATTACACAAGAACACTGGGCCCCAAGGAATACATTTCACGTTCCCTGCTGTTCTGCCAAAGACAGCCTTGGAATGTGTCCTTTAGAGCTAGAGTTGTAGGGGACTTGACTCACTATTAAGGAAATACGCTAGATGGGGATGGGAACCGAGGGGAGAGCCCAGAAAAGTAACAGTGTGTCAAGGTTAACAACCTGGACTTGGGGATTCCCTAACAGAATCCAACCCAACTATTGGTT includes these proteins:
- the RUSC2 gene encoding iporin isoform X2 → MASRPNNANHLSPQALKWREYRRKNPLGPPGLSGSLDRRPQEARLARRNPIFEFPGSFSAAGHLNCRMNGQVVKPLPLTCPDFQDPFSLTEKPPAEFCLSPDGNSEAISIDLLQKKGLVKAVNTAVDLIVAHFGTSRDPGVKAKLGNSSVSPNVGHLVLKYLCPAVQAVLEDGLKAFVLDVIIGQRKNMPWSVVEASTQLGPSTKVLHGLYNKVSQFPELTSHTMRFNAFILGLLNIRSLEFWFNHLYNHEDIIQTHYQPWGFLSAAHTVCPSLFEELLLLLQPLALLPFSLDLLFQHRLLQSGQQQRQHKELLRVSQDLLLSAHSTLQLARARGQEGPGDTDRAVHGERVKGVGASEGGEDEEEEETEEVAEAAGGPGRGRWARGGQAGWWYQLMQSSQVYIDGSAECSRFPRGGSSSSSEKKKGSGSGGPPPREGVVEGAEACPAPEETLGRDRGWPFWMGSPPDSVLAELRRSREREGSTAPSAENEEGASEPSPGGIKWGHLFGSRKAQRETRPANRLPSDWLSLDKSMFQLVAQTVGARREPEPRESLQEPPSPALPSKPPCEVKALCHHLATGPGQLSFHKGDILRVLGPAGGDWLRCSRGPDTGLVPLAYVTLTPTPSPTPGSSQN
- the FAM166B gene encoding protein FAM166B isoform X1; this translates as MAMASTFIPGLNPQNPHYIPGYTGHCPLLRFSMGQTYGQMTGQLLRGVPGLAWPPAHRTLLPPIRPPPSPEVPRGRPLVRRGHERLSSSMIPGYTGFVPQAQFLFAKNCSQVWAEALNDFTQWSGEQRSQELPKEAKEEKDMGKDQEPKPESELEAEKELEPGQEAEQASPYSMDDKDPRKFFVPGPTLRTWACYLTMGAMCQGISSSSVARMGISPMMHWASAPSRSSSWYRYLDFRFCLPFLPIPGILLQGREVGRRVGGGTKKMVWRPSTFFINRCNK
- the FAM166B gene encoding protein FAM166B isoform X2 — its product is MAMASTFIPGLNPQNPHYIPGYTGHCPLLRFSMGQTYGQMTGQLLRGVPGLAWPPAHRTLLPPIRPPPSPEVPRGRPLVRRGHERLSSSMIPGYTGFVPQAQFLFAKNCSQVWAEALNDFTQWSGEQRSQELPKEAKEEKDMGKDQEPKPESELEAEKELEPGQEAEQASPYSMDDKDPRKFFVPGFTGYVPRARFLFGSSFPVLTNRALQEFGQMYSRGRSQKDPKHLPPLSRTYPQNLGLLPNYGGYVPGYKFQFGRTYGHLTHDALGLSTLQKQLLV